Proteins encoded within one genomic window of Zootoca vivipara chromosome 12, rZooViv1.1, whole genome shotgun sequence:
- the CSRNP1 gene encoding cysteine/serine-rich nuclear protein 1 isoform X2 has translation MVSKHGFSREFTLAEFSKEQEAVRREKLKERLKEEKLEALKWKLTMNGTKESEEANQLTTEDISDDDIDASATELEDGFFLQPYPAKKRRALLKAMGVKKVDKEEKRELHSIRLSREDCGCDCQEFCDPETCSCSLAGIKCQMDHTSFPCGCTKDGCGNTEGRIEFNQARVQTHFIHTIMKLELEKNQPSPERSPEPEPLFRDRLHPFGRPVGKAAFEERTVALAPAFQFSTELEAIGENSCSSDTTESSVSSNQSEDLEEAAPSEKSQSDVDDDGLARILHFNDSDTEDDSSAASNCQDNLSSFHPTGFFSVDVENQCAAGKFVSGHPLSQSSNITGCLDENANQGVSCFLEETSPRAAQAAGFPSSAPSSSSSSSATPCSMEQGSRSYMDLSLSSDSLDFFQSFSDYNLGPLYNSLKEYENLDNFSALQLQLPNFPSLPQPGDQSPCFLESLIGLSESVPETPAPFTDNQLLEDAIKSSLMETVKV, from the exons ATGGTGAGCAAGCACGGCTTCTCCCGGGAGTTCACGCTGGCCGAGTtttccaaggagcaagaggccgtCCGGCGGGAGAAGCTCAAGGAGCGGTTGAAAGAGGAGAAGCTGGAAGCCCTGAAGTGGAAA CTCACCATGAACGGTACGAAGGAGTCGGAGGAAGCCAACCAGCTCACCACAGAAGACATCTCTGACGACGACATCGACGCCAGCGCCACCGAGCTGGAAGACGGCTTCTTCCTCCAGCCGTACCCGGCCAAGAAGAGGCGGGCCCTGCTCAAGGCCATGGGCGTCAAGAAGGTCGACAAAGAGGAGAAGCGGGAGCTCCACAGCATCCGCCTCTCCCGGGAAGACTGCGGCTGCGACTGCCAGGAGTTCTGCGATCCCGAGACGTGTAGCTGCAGCCTGGCTGGCATTAAGTGTCAG ATGGATCACACATCGTTTCCCTGCGGCTGCACGAAGGACGGCTGTGGCAACACTGAGGGCCGGATCGAGTTCAACCAAGCCCGGGTGCAGACACACTTCATCCACACCATCATGAAGCTGGAGCTGGAGAAGAACCAGCCGAGCCCTGAGAGGAGCCCGGAGCCCGAGCCCCTCTTCCGGGACCGGCTGCACCCCTTTGGGCGCCCCGTGGGCAAGGCGGCGTTTGAGGAGAGGACGGTGGCCCTGGCGCCCGCCTTCCAGTTCAGCACGGAGCTGGAGGCCATTGGCGAGAACAGCTGCAGCAGCGACACGACCGAGTCCTCGGTGTCGTCCAACCAGAGCGAGGACCTGGAGGAGGCGGCCCCCTCCGAGAAGTCGCAGTCGGACGTGGACGACGACGGCCTGGCCCGCATTCTCCACTTCAACGACTCCGACACGGAGGACGACAGCAGCGCCGCCAGCAACTGCCAGGACAACCTGAGCTCCTTCCACCCGACCGGCTTCTTCAGCGTGGACGTGGAGAACCAGTGCGCCGCCGGAAAGTTTGTCTCTGGCCACCCTTTGAGCCAGTCGTCGAACATCACGGGGTGTTTGGACGAGAACGCCAACCAGGGGGTGAGCTGTTTTCTCGAGGAAACTTCTCCCAGGGCAGCCCAGGCTGCGGGCTTtccttcctctgccccctcctcttcttcttcttcctccgccACCCCCTGCTCAATGGAGCAAGGCTCCAGGAGCTACATGGATCTGAGCCTCTCCTCGGACTCTCTGGATTTTTTCCAGTCCTTCTCAGACTACAACCTTGGACCGCTTTACAATTCTTTGAAGGAGTACGAGAACCTGGACAACTTTTCGGCGCTGCAGCTCCAGTTGCCGAATTTCCCGAGCTTGCCCCAGCCTGGGGACCAGAGCCCGTGCTTTCTGGAGTCCCTCATTGGCCTGTCCGAATCTGTCCCAGAAACCCCTGCGCCTTTTACAGACAATCAACTCCTAGAAGATGCCATCAAATCATCTCTCATGGAAACAGTGAAGGtttaa